Part of the Henckelia pumila isolate YLH828 chromosome 2, ASM3356847v2, whole genome shotgun sequence genome is shown below.
ttttgtgttttgaactTTTCCATTTCTTTTGGATTTCAGGTACTGTATCTTTGTGCATGATCCGTGCTCGAAATACCAAGGATCTCATACCGCTTGACTTGGAAATCGAGGGCACACTTTGACATATTTGGAAGGCTCAAAATTAGTTTAACTTAGTGTTCAATTCAGAATTGGAGGAGGAATTTGAGGCCGATTCTAAGTCTGAAGTAGAGATGGCCAACGCAAATGCTACTCTTAATGTTTTGGATCTCATTCGACCGCCAGTCGAAGGATATGGATCCAATAGCATTCTTCATGCTATTGAGGCAAAAAACTTCGAGCTTAAACCTGCTATAATTCACGTGATACAACTTCAAGCTCGGTTTGGAGGAACTGCAGTTGAAGATCCTTACGCTCATATGGAGCGATTTCTGTCTATCTGTGACACATTCAAATTCAATGGAGTTACAGCTGATGCAGTGATACTGTGTTTATTTCCGTTCTCCTTGCAAAGAGACGCGACTGAGTGGCTTACACAGTTTCCTGTCATGTCTATCACGATGGAACTTGTTCAAGTCTTTTTGAACAAGTACTTTCCACCAACCAAGATAGCGCAGCTATTTTCTGACATCATATATTTTAAGCAGAAAGACGGAGAATCACTTAATTCAGCTTGGACTAGATTCAAGAAGaagttgaggatgtgtcctcagcataaCCTTACGcaaagccagcagactcagacgtTCTACAATGGTGCCGACTCGTCAGTGTGGTCCATGCTGGATGCAACAGCGAATGGGAGCTTATTTATAAAAACTCCAGCGGACTCATGGGAGATAATTGGTAACATGGTTGAGATTAATGTGGGATGGCCAGATctgagaaaagagaagaaagcaGGCGTCCTCGAAGTAGGTGCTCTAACGGCCTTCAATGCTAATATCGATGCCTTAACACATCAAATGTCGCTAATGCAGTCAGCTCCTATTAATCAAGTTCAGGGGATAGTTGTTGAAGGACAGCAAAATTTTGAAGGCGAGGCAGCAAATTTTGTGGGAAACCAAGGAAGGCAGTCATACAATCCGTACAGTAACACCTACAATCCGGGCTGGAAAAATCATCCTAACTTCTCTTGGAAATCCCCTAAGGATACAGCAAATGCATCTTAACCCAAGAAAGATTAGAAGAAGCTGAGCTTTGAAGAATTTATGATGAAGTATATAGTTGGGACTGAAATAAGTCTACAGAATCAAGAGgctatgttgcaaaatttggaAAATCAGATGGATCATTTGGCAACCCAGCTCTCGACTCGTGCTCCTGGATCATTATCGAGCAACACTGAGAAGAATCTTTGGGGTGTGAATTCTATCATGGTTGTGACAAGGTCCCAAAAGGAGGAACCTGAGAAGAGTTATAAGG
Proteins encoded:
- the LOC140877471 gene encoding uncharacterized protein; this encodes MANANATLNVLDLIRPPVEGYGSNSILHAIEAKNFELKPAIIHVIQLQARFGGTAVEDPYAHMERFLSICDTFKFNGVTADAVILCLFPFSLQRDATEWLTQFPVMSITMELVQVFLNKYFPPTKIAQLFSDIIYFKQKDGESLNSAWTRFKKKLRMCPQHNLTQSQQTQTFYNGADSSVWSMLDATANGSLFIKTPADSWEIIGNMVEINVGWPDLRKEKKAGVLEVGALTAFNANIDALTHQMSLMQSAPINQVQGIVVEGQQNFEGEAANFVGNQGRQSYNPYSNTYNPGWKNHPNFSWKSPKDTANAS